The Heyndrickxia vini genome contains a region encoding:
- the pfkB gene encoding 1-phosphofructokinase — translation MPQLEYKVKQKVGRKKGNNMIYTCTMNPAIDLFTEFEQFSPFVVNRSNFEDYQANGKAINISFMLKKLNIDSTATGFLGGFTGKYIEEELVRNSIDVNFIKVDGITRINTFIRSGELEYKAVNKGPEINRNAQEALLQYIKTFTNEDMLFVSGSLPKGVEDDIFMTIAKLSQEQGFSLVLDISSAKLIDCLPYHPYLIKPNDEELAHLLGVPNLESEQELVKAAQQLLDRGAERILVSRGEKGALYVDEQHILWTTAPKGKVVNTACAGDTMLAVFVGKMIQTGNLEEALIFATAAGSSTAFTAGLSNLEDIPLLRKQIQLKKGVI, via the coding sequence GTGCCACAATTAGAATATAAAGTGAAACAAAAGGTAGGAAGAAAGAAGGGGAACAACATGATTTATACATGTACGATGAACCCGGCTATTGATTTATTTACAGAGTTTGAGCAATTTTCACCCTTTGTTGTAAATCGCAGCAATTTTGAAGACTATCAGGCGAATGGTAAAGCTATTAATATTTCATTTATGTTAAAAAAGCTAAACATTGATAGTACTGCTACAGGATTTTTAGGCGGATTCACGGGCAAATATATAGAAGAAGAATTAGTCAGAAACTCAATTGATGTGAATTTCATCAAAGTGGATGGAATTACCAGAATCAATACATTTATCCGTTCTGGCGAATTAGAATATAAAGCGGTCAATAAAGGACCGGAAATTAATCGAAACGCACAGGAGGCATTGCTTCAATACATTAAAACTTTCACGAACGAGGATATGTTATTTGTCTCCGGAAGCTTGCCGAAGGGAGTAGAGGATGACATTTTCATGACCATCGCGAAATTATCTCAGGAGCAAGGCTTTTCTTTAGTGCTAGATATTAGTTCTGCGAAATTAATAGACTGCCTACCTTATCATCCATATTTAATAAAACCAAATGATGAGGAGCTAGCCCATCTTCTAGGTGTTCCAAATCTAGAATCAGAACAAGAACTTGTTAAGGCAGCACAACAGCTATTAGATAGAGGTGCAGAGAGAATATTGGTTTCCCGCGGTGAAAAAGGAGCTTTGTACGTTGATGAACAACATATTTTATGGACAACGGCTCCTAAAGGAAAAGTGGTGAATACCGCTTGTGCCGGTGACACGATGCTCGCTGTATTCGTTGGAAAGATGATACAAACAGGAAATTTAGAAGAAGCATTAATCTTTGCAACGGCAGCAGGATCATCTACAGCTTTTACAGCCGGGCTAAGTAATTTGGAAGACATTCCTTTATTAAGAAAGCAAATTCAACTAAAAAAGGGGGTTATATAA
- a CDS encoding fructose-specific PTS transporter subunit EIIC — protein MKTYRIIAATGCPTGIAHTYMAQEALEEAAKKRGISIKVETHGQEGIKNTLTDQEIDAADGVIIAADKDVSADRFIGKPVINVSVSKGIKEPDQLIDEILSGNVPKYKDGQAKTQHQSGQSNQKTSFWHSLYVSLMNGVSHMLPLVVAGGVMVAVSFMFGIHSAEPDSPEYNQFAYYLKTIGGVSMNLMVPILCAYIAESIAKRPGLIIGFIVGMIAYMNGTGFLGGIIGGFLAGYIMLGLAHLLKGLPKQLDGLKAIFLFPVLGIFIAGFAMWFLSAPMESINKGMMSFLGGFQNSSPILLGLIVGCMSAFDMGGPVNKAAYVTGTALLAQGNYFFMAGVSAACIVPPIATGFAVLFGGKAYSGSERSAGYVNFLLGSTHITEGAIPFAAKKPIKVIPILMLGSSIAAILTYLFKVQVPAPHGGFIVLPIVTHAILWVLSILVGAIISGFLMSWDQKRTVAKEQQTNQENQEKQSSSEPKKLDSVLDINNIYCHVDAASQQEVFQKLAEISKEKNISSDESKVIEGFMAREKLSTTGMEQGIAIPHTELDSIRKASIVILKLNQGVEWKALDGKPTNIVIAMFIPKGKGNDHLRYLSEVSKLLIHQEFIDQLQEATSSKEIYQMFLKNIH, from the coding sequence ATGAAAACATACAGAATTATCGCTGCGACAGGTTGTCCAACTGGAATTGCCCACACCTACATGGCCCAGGAAGCACTAGAAGAGGCAGCGAAAAAAAGAGGCATCTCTATTAAAGTTGAGACACATGGTCAAGAAGGAATTAAGAATACTTTAACAGATCAAGAAATAGATGCAGCAGATGGTGTGATTATTGCCGCTGATAAAGATGTAAGTGCCGATCGTTTTATCGGAAAACCGGTTATCAATGTTTCTGTTAGCAAAGGTATTAAAGAACCAGATCAATTAATCGATGAAATTTTATCTGGAAATGTTCCTAAATATAAAGACGGTCAAGCAAAAACCCAACATCAGTCGGGGCAAAGCAATCAAAAGACATCTTTTTGGCATAGTCTTTACGTTTCGCTGATGAATGGTGTCTCCCATATGCTACCGCTCGTTGTTGCCGGTGGTGTAATGGTCGCAGTCTCCTTTATGTTTGGTATTCATTCAGCAGAACCGGATAGTCCCGAATACAATCAATTTGCCTATTATCTAAAAACCATAGGCGGCGTTTCTATGAATCTAATGGTACCCATTTTATGTGCCTATATTGCGGAATCAATTGCGAAAAGGCCGGGATTAATTATCGGGTTTATTGTCGGAATGATTGCCTACATGAATGGTACTGGATTTTTAGGTGGGATTATCGGAGGATTCCTAGCCGGGTATATCATGCTTGGGTTGGCACACCTGCTCAAAGGCTTGCCTAAACAGCTAGATGGATTAAAGGCAATTTTTCTTTTCCCTGTCTTAGGAATTTTCATTGCAGGATTTGCTATGTGGTTCCTTTCTGCTCCTATGGAGTCTATCAATAAAGGTATGATGTCATTTTTGGGTGGTTTTCAAAATTCAAGTCCTATCCTATTAGGGTTGATTGTTGGTTGTATGAGCGCATTTGATATGGGTGGACCTGTCAATAAAGCAGCATATGTTACTGGAACAGCATTATTAGCTCAAGGGAATTACTTCTTTATGGCGGGTGTATCAGCGGCGTGTATTGTTCCACCAATAGCTACCGGGTTTGCTGTTCTATTTGGCGGAAAAGCATACTCAGGAAGTGAACGCAGTGCTGGATATGTGAATTTCCTACTTGGTTCTACACATATTACAGAAGGTGCGATTCCATTTGCAGCGAAAAAGCCAATCAAGGTAATTCCAATTCTTATGCTTGGATCATCGATTGCAGCGATTTTAACCTACTTATTTAAAGTACAAGTGCCTGCACCACATGGAGGATTTATCGTATTACCAATTGTTACCCATGCAATTCTATGGGTGTTATCCATTTTAGTCGGTGCGATTATAAGTGGATTCCTCATGAGCTGGGATCAAAAACGAACAGTAGCGAAAGAGCAACAAACTAATCAAGAAAATCAAGAAAAGCAGTCATCAAGTGAACCGAAAAAATTAGATTCCGTCCTTGATATCAACAATATTTACTGTCATGTCGATGCGGCATCTCAGCAAGAAGTATTTCAAAAGTTGGCGGAAATTTCTAAAGAGAAGAATATAAGCAGTGATGAATCGAAAGTAATCGAAGGATTTATGGCAAGAGAAAAATTAAGTACGACAGGTATGGAGCAAGGAATCGCTATTCCTCACACAGAGCTGGATAGTATTCGCAAGGCTAGTATTGTGATTTTGAAATTAAATCAAGGTGTTGAATGGAAAGCACTTGACGGTAAACCAACAAATATCGTAATTGCCATGTTTATTCCTAAAGGAAAAGGGAATGACCACTTACGTTATTTATCGGAAGTATCAAAACTATTAATCCATCAAGAATTTATTGATCAATTACAGGAAGCAACTAGTTCCAAGGAAATCTATCAAATGTTTCTGAAAAATATTCACTAA
- the lacD gene encoding tagatose-bisphosphate aldolase, translating to MRAISENKRKALLNLTNEQGIISALAIDQRGALKKMMGENGTQEAIEEFKMLVSEILTPYASSILLDPEYGLPAASKRNANAGLLIAYEKTGYDATKPGRFPDLLPIWSARRIKEAGADAVKFLLYYDIDEPAEINDQKHAFVERLGSECVAEDIPFFLELVSYDSKIEDVKSKAYAKVKPHKVNDMMVEFSKPQYHVDVLKVEVPVNMDYVEGYGTEAVYTKEEALGYFKAQSESTDIPFIFLSAGVSAEMFQETLRFAHEAGSNFNGVLCGRATWKDGVKVYTDYGADKAKEWMQTHGKANIEALNQVIQQTASSCFEKIK from the coding sequence ATGAGAGCAATTAGCGAGAATAAGAGAAAAGCATTATTAAATTTAACAAATGAACAAGGCATTATTAGTGCCCTTGCTATCGACCAACGTGGTGCTTTGAAAAAAATGATGGGCGAAAATGGAACACAAGAAGCGATTGAGGAATTTAAAATGCTTGTATCTGAAATTTTAACACCTTATGCATCTTCCATTCTATTAGATCCGGAGTACGGACTACCAGCTGCTAGTAAAAGGAATGCAAATGCAGGATTATTGATTGCCTATGAAAAAACAGGATATGATGCGACAAAACCTGGCAGATTCCCGGATCTTTTACCGATATGGTCTGCCCGTCGGATAAAAGAAGCAGGAGCAGACGCTGTAAAATTTTTGCTTTATTATGATATCGACGAGCCTGCAGAAATTAATGATCAAAAACATGCATTTGTCGAAAGACTTGGTTCAGAGTGTGTGGCAGAAGATATCCCGTTCTTCTTAGAACTCGTATCCTATGACAGTAAGATTGAGGATGTAAAAAGCAAAGCATATGCAAAAGTGAAACCACATAAGGTAAATGATATGATGGTTGAATTCTCCAAGCCTCAATACCATGTCGACGTATTAAAAGTGGAAGTTCCTGTGAATATGGACTATGTAGAAGGATATGGCACTGAGGCGGTGTATACAAAGGAAGAAGCGTTGGGATACTTTAAAGCGCAAAGTGAATCAACGGATATTCCATTTATCTTCCTAAGTGCAGGGGTAAGTGCAGAAATGTTCCAAGAAACTCTGCGCTTTGCCCATGAAGCAGGCTCTAATTTTAATGGCGTCCTTTGCGGCCGTGCAACCTGGAAGGATGGGGTAAAAGTGTATACAGATTATGGTGCAGACAAAGCGAAAGAATGGATGCAAACACATGGAAAAGCAAATATTGAAGCATTAAATCAAGTCATTCAACAAACTGCATCCTCATGCTTTGAAAAAATAAAGTAA
- a CDS encoding Cof-type HAD-IIB family hydrolase, which produces MKLIAIDLDGTLLSENGDISSGNTEAIHDVQRQGDIITICSGRSLHDTQAILQNAGIDCPVITGNGAIAYHGKELIHKLIIPEDVIQELIPLLESEGFYFELYTNQGIHLLKNGKEQLDGEIRFLTEKDASFLSEWAEKERDIQFNQHGLHYINDYKDINVAELDVYKIFVLSFDREKLLNLENRLSSRQDISLTSSGKTKLEIAHAEVSKGNALTYMANFLNIPLKETVAIGDNLNDLSMFKVAGISVAMGNAVEEAKRNSTYTTKNFNEDGVAYALRNYVIEA; this is translated from the coding sequence ATGAAATTAATAGCGATTGATTTGGACGGAACACTTTTATCGGAAAATGGAGATATTAGTTCAGGAAATACAGAAGCCATTCATGATGTGCAAAGACAAGGGGATATCATTACGATTTGTTCCGGAAGATCGCTTCACGATACACAAGCCATCCTTCAGAATGCTGGAATTGACTGCCCTGTTATTACCGGTAATGGAGCGATTGCCTATCATGGCAAAGAGCTTATTCACAAACTAATTATACCTGAGGATGTTATACAGGAGCTTATTCCCCTGTTAGAATCCGAAGGTTTTTATTTTGAATTATATACGAATCAAGGGATTCACCTTCTTAAAAATGGGAAGGAACAGCTGGACGGGGAGATACGCTTTTTAACCGAAAAAGATGCGAGTTTCTTATCGGAATGGGCGGAGAAGGAAAGGGATATTCAATTCAATCAGCATGGATTACATTATATAAATGATTACAAAGATATCAATGTGGCAGAATTAGATGTTTATAAAATTTTTGTGTTGTCCTTTGATAGAGAAAAGCTGCTAAATCTTGAAAATCGTTTAAGTTCCCGTCAAGATATTTCGTTAACATCTTCAGGGAAGACGAAGCTTGAAATTGCACATGCTGAGGTTAGTAAGGGGAATGCTTTAACCTATATGGCGAATTTTTTAAATATCCCATTAAAAGAAACTGTTGCAATCGGAGATAATTTAAATGATCTTTCCATGTTTAAAGTTGCAGGAATCAGTGTGGCAATGGGAAATGCAGTAGAAGAAGCCAAAAGAAATAGTACATATACGACAAAGAATTTTAACGAGGATGGAGTAGCCTACGCGTTACGGAACTATGTAATAGAAGCTTAA
- a CDS encoding TetR/AcrR family transcriptional regulator: MSKKKLDPRVLRTQQLLRDALVELIHERGYEKIKVQDITERATLNRATFYLHYRDKLDLLSQSSEEILNDLIKRINDSLGNRDEIDFQSDQPHDTFVHIFEQISSNSKLYKVFLTEKNMPHFTSRMMDVFIEFITKGMAQMQPDDHKLTVPREIAIRYIASAFLGVVTWWLENDMPYTPKHMATLLMRLAIKGPYIDDPFFQ; this comes from the coding sequence ATGTCGAAAAAGAAACTTGATCCGCGAGTTTTAAGAACGCAGCAATTGTTAAGAGATGCACTTGTCGAATTAATTCATGAAAGAGGCTATGAAAAGATCAAAGTTCAAGATATTACAGAACGAGCCACATTAAATCGAGCCACCTTCTATCTTCATTACCGTGATAAACTCGATCTTTTAAGTCAAAGCTCAGAAGAAATCTTAAATGATTTGATTAAAAGAATAAACGATTCACTTGGAAATAGAGACGAAATTGACTTTCAAAGCGATCAACCACATGATACCTTTGTCCACATTTTTGAACAAATATCGTCGAATAGTAAATTATACAAAGTGTTTTTAACTGAAAAAAACATGCCTCATTTCACTTCAAGAATGATGGATGTATTCATCGAATTTATAACGAAAGGTATGGCCCAAATGCAACCGGACGATCATAAGCTTACAGTTCCAAGGGAAATCGCCATAAGGTACATAGCTTCAGCTTTTCTCGGTGTTGTCACATGGTGGCTCGAGAATGACATGCCCTACACACCAAAGCATATGGCGACACTTCTCATGCGTTTAGCCATAAAGGGGCCATATATTGATGATCCTTTTTTTCAATAA
- a CDS encoding SDR family NAD(P)-dependent oxidoreductase has product MGRLNGKVAIITGAASGQGAVEAKLFAKEGAKVVATDINEQALQNVISDIEAAGGEAIAIKHNVVNEEEWANVITKAVEAFGKIDVLVNNAGIAPSTPLEQTSLDDWHKAMDINMTSVFLGTKLVVPAMRKAGGGSIINISSMAGLVGTGAANAYPASKGAVRIFTKASAVEFSKENIRVNSVHPGVIETPMTKDVLANEEWSAGLKAATLIPRWGKSEDVAYGVLYLASDESSFVTGSELVIDGGYTAH; this is encoded by the coding sequence ATGGGACGTTTAAATGGAAAAGTGGCAATTATTACGGGTGCTGCATCAGGTCAAGGTGCTGTAGAGGCAAAATTATTTGCTAAAGAAGGCGCAAAAGTGGTTGCAACTGATATTAATGAGCAAGCATTACAAAACGTTATTTCAGATATTGAAGCAGCGGGTGGTGAAGCCATTGCGATTAAACATAATGTTGTTAATGAAGAAGAATGGGCGAATGTCATCACTAAAGCGGTTGAAGCATTTGGGAAAATAGATGTACTTGTAAACAATGCAGGTATTGCACCATCAACACCTCTTGAACAAACCTCACTTGATGATTGGCACAAAGCGATGGACATTAATATGACAAGTGTATTTTTAGGGACAAAATTAGTCGTTCCAGCAATGCGTAAAGCAGGCGGCGGATCGATCATTAATATTTCATCAATGGCTGGGTTAGTAGGTACAGGTGCAGCGAACGCATATCCTGCATCAAAAGGGGCAGTTCGTATCTTTACAAAAGCATCTGCCGTTGAATTTTCAAAAGAAAATATTCGTGTAAACTCTGTACATCCTGGTGTTATTGAAACTCCAATGACGAAAGATGTTCTTGCCAATGAAGAATGGAGTGCAGGACTTAAAGCGGCGACACTTATTCCTCGTTGGGGTAAATCAGAGGATGTTGCATACGGTGTTCTATATCTAGCTTCCGATGAATCCTCTTTTGTTACAGGCTCAGAGCTTGTTATTGATGGTGGATATACCGCCCATTAA
- a CDS encoding nuclear transport factor 2 family protein codes for MDNTAMKKSLQEYVDAFNAKDVDRLISLFADDAKVEDPVGKPAKVGRQEIESFYRESMPGSTLELLAPPRGSHSNAATITFAVHSQMGEHSIRIEVTDVMTFDSNGKIATMHAYWGPDDVQQL; via the coding sequence GTGGATAACACAGCTATGAAAAAATCATTACAAGAATATGTAGACGCATTCAACGCAAAAGATGTAGATCGACTTATCTCTTTATTTGCGGATGATGCGAAAGTAGAGGACCCTGTTGGGAAACCAGCTAAAGTAGGACGCCAAGAAATTGAATCTTTCTATCGTGAAAGTATGCCGGGAAGTACGCTCGAACTGTTGGCACCACCTCGTGGTTCACACAGTAACGCAGCAACAATTACTTTTGCGGTTCACTCTCAAATGGGGGAACATTCTATCCGTATCGAAGTAACTGATGTTATGACCTTTGATTCCAATGGTAAAATTGCCACAATGCATGCATATTGGGGTCCAGATGATGTGCAACAACTATAG
- a CDS encoding GntR family transcriptional regulator, with the protein MKVNKNLPTPLYHQVKDYLEEKIILGEWDPGYQLPTEKELSAHFQVSTITVKRAIHDLVNKGILYRQRGKGTFVSRKEDKDIYQLVSLRNEAEEDKHHPHKSLSFQEEEAGVKIGKMLGINAKDKVYKIHRLKIEEETPVGIEYTYIPYSLFPGLTETMIEDDLFYNVFTNKYGMNLGKAKIFFSTIIADEYEANLLKIPKGEQLFVLERFTYTEEQQIIEYSRFIIRQEKSRYFIEIRL; encoded by the coding sequence ATGAAAGTAAACAAAAACTTACCAACACCTTTATATCATCAAGTAAAGGATTACTTGGAAGAAAAAATTATTTTAGGAGAATGGGATCCTGGGTATCAATTACCTACAGAAAAGGAACTCTCAGCTCATTTTCAAGTAAGTACTATCACAGTTAAAAGAGCCATACATGATTTAGTCAACAAAGGAATTCTATATCGTCAAAGAGGAAAAGGAACATTTGTAAGCAGGAAGGAGGATAAAGATATATATCAACTCGTTTCACTCCGAAATGAAGCTGAGGAAGATAAACACCACCCACATAAGTCATTATCCTTTCAGGAAGAAGAAGCCGGTGTGAAAATTGGGAAGATGCTTGGAATAAATGCGAAAGATAAAGTTTATAAAATTCACAGGTTAAAGATCGAAGAAGAGACCCCAGTTGGGATTGAGTATACCTACATTCCGTACTCCTTATTTCCAGGTCTCACGGAAACGATGATAGAAGACGATCTTTTCTATAATGTTTTCACAAATAAATATGGAATGAATTTAGGAAAAGCAAAAATCTTTTTCTCTACCATAATTGCAGATGAGTACGAAGCAAACCTATTAAAGATACCTAAAGGTGAGCAGCTATTTGTATTAGAGAGGTTTACGTATACTGAGGAACAGCAAATCATCGAATATTCAAGATTTATTATTAGACAAGAAAAATCAAGGTATTTTATTGAAATTAGACTTTAG
- a CDS encoding M20 family metallopeptidase, whose protein sequence is MDKVFQYIDDHADMYIEWLIEACNQPSVSAQNRGMVEMKELVKTFLKSIDVEVEELTTDGYPIIYGELGKDHDRTLTFYNHYDVQPEDPIDQWLSDPFEASIREGKIFARGVADNKGNLIARICAIHAYQQVYGKLPINLKFIFEGEEEVGSPHLEFFANEHPDKLQTDGIIWEGGSREVESKRPHVGLGVKGICYVELICKGANMDLHSSEAAIIENPAWRLIWALSTLKNEQEEILMEGFYDDILPLSELDKKFIESMIYDEVATKNLYGIDSFLKNVSGDILKERLTAEPTCTICGIESGYIGEGSKTVLPSIAKVKLDFRLVPNQSPEKIAQLLRNHLDKHGYSDIEIIQGHGLHPFNTNPKDPFVQTVLESVQEVYEEPPVILRNLAGSSPMYKMLKNTDIPAVQIGVANLQSNYHAPNENIFIEDYIQGIKATAAVIKNFK, encoded by the coding sequence GTGGACAAAGTATTTCAGTATATTGACGACCATGCTGATATGTATATTGAATGGTTAATCGAAGCGTGTAATCAACCAAGCGTTTCCGCCCAAAACCGTGGAATGGTCGAAATGAAAGAACTTGTAAAAACTTTTCTAAAAAGTATCGATGTTGAAGTTGAAGAACTAACAACAGATGGGTATCCGATTATTTATGGAGAATTAGGAAAGGATCATGATAGAACACTTACATTCTATAATCATTATGATGTTCAACCTGAAGATCCGATTGATCAATGGCTGAGTGATCCATTTGAAGCAAGCATTAGAGAAGGGAAAATTTTTGCAAGGGGGGTTGCGGATAATAAAGGAAATTTGATTGCTCGAATTTGTGCTATTCATGCTTATCAACAAGTATATGGAAAATTGCCTATCAATCTCAAATTTATCTTTGAAGGAGAGGAAGAGGTAGGAAGTCCGCACTTGGAATTTTTTGCGAATGAACATCCAGATAAACTCCAAACAGATGGAATCATTTGGGAAGGCGGTTCAAGAGAAGTTGAAAGCAAACGCCCACATGTAGGACTAGGTGTGAAAGGGATTTGTTATGTTGAGCTCATTTGTAAGGGAGCCAATATGGATTTACATTCTTCAGAAGCAGCGATTATTGAGAACCCGGCTTGGAGGCTCATTTGGGCATTAAGTACATTGAAGAATGAACAAGAAGAAATATTAATGGAAGGATTTTATGACGATATCCTTCCATTAAGTGAGCTAGACAAAAAGTTCATTGAGTCGATGATTTATGATGAAGTAGCTACGAAGAACTTATACGGGATAGACAGCTTTTTGAAAAATGTATCAGGAGATATATTAAAGGAAAGGTTGACCGCTGAGCCGACATGTACAATATGTGGGATTGAATCAGGCTATATCGGTGAAGGGTCAAAAACGGTTTTGCCGTCAATTGCAAAAGTAAAATTAGATTTTCGTTTAGTTCCTAATCAATCACCCGAGAAAATTGCCCAATTGCTAAGAAATCATTTAGATAAACACGGATACTCTGATATTGAAATTATCCAAGGTCATGGATTACATCCTTTTAATACTAATCCAAAGGATCCTTTTGTCCAAACCGTCCTTGAAAGTGTTCAAGAAGTGTATGAAGAACCACCTGTTATTTTGCGCAATCTAGCAGGATCTAGTCCGATGTATAAAATGTTAAAAAATACAGATATTCCTGCAGTTCAAATCGGTGTGGCTAATCTCCAATCTAATTACCATGCACCGAATGAAAATATCTTCATTGAAGACTATATTCAAGGGATTAAAGCTACAGCTGCGGTGATTAAGAACTTCAAATAA
- a CDS encoding ABC transporter substrate-binding protein, which produces MKKSFRLIFVACIILVFMVSGCSSNSSTGAKNSGEGGKDKTTLVLAQSADITTLDPQNSLSTTGDRVFRNMFSRLFNRDDKMEIQPELVDSYKNTDDVTWKFKLKEGVKFHNDDPLTAEDVKYSLERVMKDQTLKEFPYFTQLSKINVVDDLNFEIITDGPMPTLLRLLAKSGADIMPKKYIDKVGMDEFLKKPVGSGPYKFVKWDRDDRVVLESFKDYFAGAPKWKEVIVRAIPESSTRVGELLTGGVDIATDIPPNEWDRVNGEKGVSLINGDTTRVMLLVVRTTKGFATSDPKVREAIDLAINEKAIVDSVLKGTGVPVRTRVPEGVVGSNPDLYNTYEYDLEKAKKLLAEAGYKDGLEITLTAPKGRYPLDGEVAQLVASMLGEAGIKVNLKLLESSAYLDEYNSNSNKELLMIGLADGLLDASYSLVHYTKDRAAGQTDYYNPEVEKLYHDAGRNLNEEERIKQYQKIQSIVAEERPHIFLFQQNANYGVSDRVAFNSRLDEVINFSDISLK; this is translated from the coding sequence ATGAAAAAATCTTTTAGATTGATTTTTGTCGCTTGTATTATTCTCGTCTTTATGGTTTCTGGATGCAGTAGTAATTCTTCAACCGGTGCAAAGAACAGTGGAGAAGGAGGAAAAGACAAAACAACATTAGTGTTGGCCCAAAGTGCCGACATAACTACGTTGGATCCGCAAAATTCATTAAGTACAACAGGTGATCGTGTATTTAGGAACATGTTTAGCCGATTATTCAATAGGGACGACAAAATGGAAATTCAGCCGGAACTTGTTGATTCTTACAAAAATACAGATGACGTCACATGGAAGTTTAAGTTAAAGGAAGGAGTAAAATTCCATAATGATGATCCTTTAACTGCAGAGGATGTCAAATATAGTCTTGAACGAGTGATGAAAGATCAGACATTAAAGGAATTTCCGTATTTTACACAGCTTTCAAAGATAAATGTCGTTGATGACTTGAATTTTGAAATCATAACGGATGGACCTATGCCTACATTATTAAGACTTCTAGCAAAAAGTGGTGCAGATATCATGCCAAAGAAATATATCGACAAAGTAGGAATGGATGAATTCTTAAAGAAACCAGTCGGATCAGGTCCCTATAAATTTGTTAAATGGGATCGAGATGACCGTGTTGTTTTAGAAAGTTTCAAAGATTATTTTGCTGGGGCGCCGAAATGGAAGGAAGTTATTGTCAGAGCCATTCCTGAGAGCTCTACCCGTGTTGGTGAATTATTAACGGGTGGTGTAGACATTGCAACAGATATTCCACCAAATGAATGGGACCGTGTGAATGGTGAAAAGGGTGTATCACTTATAAATGGAGATACGACTCGTGTCATGCTTTTAGTCGTCAGAACAACAAAAGGATTTGCTACATCAGATCCAAAAGTTAGGGAAGCTATTGATTTAGCTATAAATGAAAAGGCTATCGTTGATTCTGTATTAAAAGGTACAGGCGTACCTGTTCGAACACGTGTACCCGAAGGTGTGGTCGGTTCCAATCCCGATTTATATAACACATATGAATATGATCTTGAAAAAGCCAAAAAGTTATTGGCGGAAGCTGGGTATAAAGATGGTTTAGAGATTACATTAACAGCTCCAAAAGGCAGATACCCTCTTGATGGAGAAGTAGCTCAACTCGTTGCAAGTATGTTAGGTGAGGCAGGCATTAAAGTTAATCTAAAATTATTAGAGTCTAGTGCTTATTTAGATGAGTATAATTCGAACTCCAATAAAGAATTGTTGATGATTGGCTTAGCAGATGGATTGCTAGATGCTTCTTATTCATTGGTTCACTATACAAAAGATCGTGCAGCGGGACAAACCGATTATTACAATCCCGAAGTAGAGAAACTTTATCATGATGCTGGAAGAAATTTAAATGAAGAGGAACGAATCAAACAGTATCAAAAGATTCAATCCATTGTTGCTGAGGAGAGACCACATATTTTCTTATTCCAACAAAATGCGAACTATGGGGTTTCAGATCGAGTTGCATTCAATTCTAGGCTTGATGAGGTAATTAACTTTTCCGATATTTCTTTGAAGTAA